The genome window AGCCTCCGCCAATCGCGCGGATCAGGTCTACCGTTGAGCGGGCTTGTTCGCCGCTCAGTTGGACGGCCACTCGCTGTTGCAGCAGCACGCTGCGGTCAGCTTCGATGACGTCCAGGTAGCTGATGGACCCCTCACGGTACTGCGTGTGGGACAGCTTGGCGGCGCGGGCTGATGCGTCGACGGCGGCGTCTTGGGCCTTGGTCTGATCCGCCAGAATGCGCAGGTTGGCCAGGTTGTCTTCCACTTCGCGGAAGGCGTTCAGCACGGTTTGACGGTACACGGCCACATCTTCTTCGTAGACGGCGCGGGCGCGGTCCAGTCCTGCCTGACGGCGGCCGCCGTCGAAGATGGGCATGGACAGCGCGGCGCCCACCAGCGGACCAAGCAGGAAGGTGCGGCTGGACCACTGGAACAGGTTGCCCAGGTCAGACGACTCATAGCCGAACGCGCCGGTGATGTCCAAACGCGGGAAGAAGGCGGACTTGGCTGCGCCCACGCGAGAGTTGGCGGCGGCCATGGCGCGTTCCGCTGCGGCAATGTCAGGGCGGCGTTCCAGCAACGTCGACGGCAGGCCGGCCGGGACGGACAGCGCGACCTTCTGGATCGGTTGCGGCGGCATCGTGAACTCGGACGGAGCACGGCCCAGCAGTACGGCCAGTGCATGTTCGGTCACGGCGCGGCGGCGGTCGATGCCCAAGGCTTCGGATTGCGCGGAAGCCAGTTCGGCCTTGGCGCGCGCCAGGTCCAGTTCGCTGATATCTCCGGCGTCATAACGGCGCTGGATCAATTG of Achromobacter seleniivolatilans contains these proteins:
- a CDS encoding efflux transporter outer membrane subunit, with the translated sequence MIQRLSRGSALLAILLVLAGCAVGPTYEKPSSAAPAAFKEAALPAAEAGTWKPAEPSEDALRGAWWKVFGDEGLNQLEDEAHQANQNLQAAAARLTQSRALQREARAGFFPSLDAAFGPNRQRPSAVSQGLPDGTSTTPVTTWRAQGAVSYEADLFGRVASTADAATADAQQSEALYRSVLLALQADVATTYFLVREQDAESQLYRQTVKLRTDTLQLIQRRYDAGDISELDLARAKAELASAQSEALGIDRRRAVTEHALAVLLGRAPSEFTMPPQPIQKVALSVPAGLPSTLLERRPDIAAAERAMAAANSRVGAAKSAFFPRLDITGAFGYESSDLGNLFQWSSRTFLLGPLVGAALSMPIFDGGRRQAGLDRARAVYEEDVAVYRQTVLNAFREVEDNLANLRILADQTKAQDAAVDASARAAKLSHTQYREGSISYLDVIEADRSVLLQQRVAVQLSGEQARSTVDLIRAIGGGWDNPVPPESVAAK